A stretch of the Besnoitia besnoiti strain Bb-Ger1 chromosome Unknown contig00109, whole genome shotgun sequence genome encodes the following:
- a CDS encoding uncharacterized protein (encoded by transcript BESB_015690) has protein sequence MTFTLVVAFLMLVCTEYLGLSLYINDNAFGNGLFILTGIHFSHVIVGAILVFFTQSIYSSLVTYMPTSSIMLSKSKDNSIQ, from the coding sequence atgacattcactttggtagtcgccttcttaatgttagtctgtacggaatacttaggactatctctttatattaatgataatgcatttggtaatggacttttcatcttaactggtatacattttagccatgttattgttggagctatccttgtattcttcactcaaagtatctatagttctttagttacttacatgcctacaagctctataatgctaagcaaatctaaag